A region from the Rhizobium sp. ARZ01 genome encodes:
- a CDS encoding DUF3108 domain-containing protein produces the protein MTVPVALAGSPAAAPAADVNHITDYSIRLSGFPVATASFRSAFDGRRYTISGRMDSAGLADILSSTHGTTSVSGTLADGKLRASSYSMSYRSGKKARAIDVAFRNGDVVRASIRPERKRPPKNWVPVRASDMRSVLDPISGLIMPASTNVCSKTLPIFDGESRMDIKLSDKGTRSFSTRGFEGEVKVCGVRFVPRAGYRKGRRDVEYLRKLASMEIWFAKAEAVDMYAPVYVRIPTALGPVTVSATRFGG, from the coding sequence ATGACCGTTCCGGTGGCGTTGGCGGGCTCTCCCGCTGCCGCCCCGGCTGCTGATGTCAATCACATCACTGACTACAGCATTCGCCTGTCCGGTTTTCCGGTCGCGACGGCGAGCTTCCGCTCGGCGTTCGACGGGCGCCGGTACACGATTTCCGGCCGGATGGATTCCGCCGGGCTCGCTGATATCCTGTCGAGCACGCATGGCACGACCTCGGTGTCCGGAACGCTGGCAGACGGAAAACTGAGAGCAAGCAGCTATTCCATGTCCTATCGCAGCGGCAAGAAGGCTCGCGCGATCGACGTGGCGTTTCGCAACGGCGACGTGGTCCGCGCATCGATCCGTCCGGAACGCAAGCGTCCGCCGAAGAACTGGGTACCGGTGAGGGCAAGCGACATGCGCTCGGTGCTCGACCCGATATCCGGGTTGATCATGCCGGCCTCGACGAATGTCTGCTCGAAGACATTGCCGATCTTCGATGGCGAGTCGCGCATGGACATCAAGCTCTCCGACAAGGGCACACGGTCCTTCTCAACCAGGGGCTTCGAGGGCGAGGTGAAGGTCTGCGGCGTGCGCTTCGTGCCGCGTGCGGGCTATCGTAAGGGACGTAGGGACGTGGAATATCTTCGCAAGCTGGCGTCAATGGAAATTTGGTTTGCGAAAGCGGAAGCTGTCGATATGTATGCGCCGGTATACGTCCGAATTCCGACCGCGCTCGGTCCGGTCACCGTCTCGGCCACCCGCTTCGGCGGCTGA
- a CDS encoding EamA family transporter has protein sequence MKLKATLIGFSAIMMWSLLALFTAASGQMPPFQLSAICFLIGSLPGIAVLVARPERLKLLRQPAKVWLVGIAGLFGYHFLYFTALRNAPAVEAGLIAYLWPLLIVVGSAMLPGERLRWYHVAGAFAGLAGTVLIVARNGVAFDGAYALGYGAAFLCAFTWSGYSLLTRRFDAVSTDVVTGFCLATSFLSFICHLALETTVWPATGFEWFAVLGLGLLPVGAAFYAWDYGVKNGDIQILGAASYAAPVLSTLVLVLSGFAEPSWRIAAACALVTGGAVLAAKDMIFGRKSRAVTEGAAA, from the coding sequence GTGAAGCTGAAGGCAACACTCATCGGGTTTTCTGCGATCATGATGTGGTCGCTTCTGGCGCTGTTCACGGCAGCGTCCGGCCAGATGCCCCCATTCCAGCTTTCAGCGATCTGTTTTCTGATCGGCAGTCTACCGGGCATTGCCGTCCTTGTGGCCCGGCCCGAGCGTCTGAAGCTCCTGCGGCAGCCGGCAAAGGTCTGGCTCGTCGGCATCGCCGGTCTGTTTGGCTATCATTTCCTCTATTTCACGGCCTTGCGAAATGCACCGGCTGTCGAGGCTGGGCTGATCGCCTATCTCTGGCCGCTTCTGATCGTTGTGGGTTCGGCGATGCTGCCGGGTGAGCGGTTGCGTTGGTACCATGTCGCGGGTGCGTTCGCAGGCCTCGCGGGGACCGTGTTGATTGTCGCCCGTAACGGCGTTGCCTTCGACGGTGCCTATGCGCTGGGCTACGGGGCCGCCTTCCTCTGCGCCTTCACCTGGTCCGGCTATTCGCTGCTGACACGGCGCTTCGACGCCGTTTCCACGGACGTCGTGACGGGCTTTTGCCTTGCCACCTCGTTCCTCTCCTTCATTTGCCATCTGGCCCTGGAGACGACTGTGTGGCCGGCGACAGGCTTCGAGTGGTTTGCGGTGCTCGGGTTGGGGCTCCTGCCGGTCGGTGCCGCCTTCTATGCCTGGGACTACGGCGTCAAGAACGGAGACATCCAGATCCTCGGTGCTGCAAGTTATGCCGCCCCGGTGCTGTCGACGCTCGTGCTGGTCCTGTCAGGCTTCGCCGAACCATCCTGGCGGATTGCGGCAGCCTGCGCTCTGGTGACCGGCGGCGCGGTGCTGGCAGCAAAAGACATGATTTTCGGCCGCAAGTCTCGCGCGGTCACCGAGGGGGCAGCCGCCTGA
- a CDS encoding cupin domain-containing protein, translating to MTLQEIVATLGLERHPEGGWYVQTFRDPEGGPRGHSTSIYYLLERGERSNWHRVSDAAEIWHYYAGSPIALSLSDDGKVSHTQILGVDLARGERPQVLIPAGWWQSAESLGDWTLVGCTVAPGFSFDVFELAPPGWQPGV from the coding sequence ATGACACTTCAAGAGATCGTCGCCACACTCGGATTGGAACGGCACCCCGAAGGCGGCTGGTATGTTCAGACGTTTCGCGATCCGGAAGGCGGGCCACGAGGGCACTCGACCTCCATTTACTACCTGCTCGAAAGAGGGGAGCGCTCGAACTGGCATCGAGTCAGCGACGCCGCCGAGATCTGGCACTATTACGCGGGCAGCCCCATCGCACTCTCCCTGTCGGATGACGGCAAGGTGAGCCACACCCAGATACTCGGCGTGGACCTGGCACGGGGGGAACGGCCGCAAGTGCTCATTCCGGCGGGCTGGTGGCAATCGGCAGAATCGCTCGGAGATTGGACGCTGGTTGGCTGCACGGTCGCGCCGGGCTTTTCATTCGACGTCTTCGAACTGGCGCCGCCTGGGTGGCAACCCGGGGTCTGA
- the gloB gene encoding hydroxyacylglutathione hydrolase: MKSLDIELFGCRSDNFGVLLHDPATGATASIDAPEEQSIRDALARRGWRLTHIFTTHHHADHVEANAALKAHFGATVIGPTREADRIPGIDQRVDDGDRFDFAGRPVEVIWTPGHTAGHVCYYLPDDRLLFAADTLFALGCGRLFEGTAAQMWTSLSKLAALPEETVVYFGHEYTLSNARFALTVDPANAALKERAAEIERMRSAGQFTAPTTIGVERTTNPFLRAADPGIRKVLGMPDATDAEVFAEIRARKDRF, encoded by the coding sequence ATGAAATCACTCGATATCGAACTCTTTGGCTGCCGGAGTGACAATTTCGGCGTGCTCCTGCATGACCCGGCGACCGGCGCAACCGCCAGCATCGACGCGCCGGAAGAACAGTCGATTCGCGACGCGCTGGCGCGACGCGGCTGGCGGCTGACTCACATCTTCACCACTCACCATCATGCCGATCACGTCGAAGCAAACGCGGCGCTGAAGGCGCATTTCGGCGCGACGGTCATCGGCCCGACACGTGAGGCGGACCGCATTCCCGGCATAGACCAGCGCGTGGACGATGGTGACCGCTTCGACTTTGCGGGACGTCCCGTGGAGGTGATCTGGACGCCCGGCCACACCGCGGGCCACGTCTGCTACTACCTGCCCGACGACCGGCTGCTCTTTGCCGCCGATACGCTTTTTGCGCTCGGCTGCGGCCGCCTGTTCGAGGGCACAGCCGCGCAGATGTGGACATCGCTGTCAAAGCTTGCGGCACTGCCCGAAGAAACTGTCGTCTACTTCGGCCATGAGTACACACTCTCCAACGCACGCTTCGCACTTACAGTCGATCCGGCCAATGCGGCGCTGAAGGAGCGGGCAGCGGAGATCGAGCGTATGCGCTCGGCCGGTCAGTTCACCGCCCCGACCACCATTGGCGTGGAGCGGACGACCAACCCGTTCCTGCGCGCCGCAGATCCGGGGATCCGCAAGGTGCTGGGCATGCCTGATGCAACCGATGCCGAGGTGTTCGCCGAGATCCGCGCGCGCAAGGACCGCTTCTGA
- a CDS encoding class I SAM-dependent methyltransferase: MHADIVDLREFYHSPLGHLAEHSITMALASIWARLPEERLVGLGYAVPYLDRFRADTERTFAFMPAGQGAVNWPVGEASATALVFDEELPLPDSSVDRILMVHSLEFAENPRETMKELWRVLAPGGRLVIVVPNRRGVWARMEHTPFGSGRPYSRGQLTHLLRETNFTPGASAETLFFPPSKHRTVQKLHSAFERLGRWLWPMFSGVLVVEAQKRLYQGLPVAVRASRRVFVPVLAPSGVPTTREAFKQRPLDNRPQRR; the protein is encoded by the coding sequence ATGCACGCAGATATTGTCGATCTTCGCGAATTTTACCACTCACCCCTGGGTCACCTCGCGGAGCATTCCATTACGATGGCGCTCGCCTCGATCTGGGCCCGCCTGCCGGAGGAGCGTCTGGTAGGTCTTGGGTACGCTGTCCCCTATCTGGACCGGTTCCGTGCGGATACCGAACGCACCTTCGCCTTTATGCCGGCCGGGCAGGGGGCAGTGAACTGGCCGGTCGGCGAAGCGTCCGCCACCGCTCTGGTCTTCGATGAGGAACTGCCGCTGCCCGATTCCTCCGTCGACCGGATCTTGATGGTGCATTCCCTGGAGTTCGCCGAAAACCCGCGCGAGACGATGAAGGAACTCTGGCGTGTGCTTGCGCCGGGCGGACGGCTCGTCATCGTCGTGCCGAACAGGCGCGGCGTCTGGGCGCGCATGGAGCACACCCCGTTCGGCTCCGGACGACCCTATTCGCGCGGCCAGCTCACTCACCTGTTGCGCGAAACCAATTTCACGCCTGGCGCGAGCGCCGAGACGCTGTTCTTCCCGCCGTCGAAGCACAGGACCGTTCAGAAGCTTCACAGCGCCTTCGAGCGGCTTGGCCGCTGGCTCTGGCCGATGTTTTCCGGCGTGCTCGTCGTCGAGGCGCAGAAGCGTCTTTACCAGGGGCTTCCGGTGGCTGTACGCGCATCGCGCCGCGTCTTTGTGCCCGTATTGGCACCCTCCGGCGTGCCGACCACGCGCGAGGCGTTCAAACAGCGCCCCCTCGACAATCGCCCACAGCGCCGGTAA
- a CDS encoding prephenate/arogenate dehydrogenase family protein, protein MSEQQFDKIALIGIGLIGSSIARAVKEKDIAGTVAIATRSAETLQRARELELGTDYYLDAAEAVCNADLVIVSVPVGASGSVAQEIAPNLKQGAIVTDVGSTKGSVVAQMLPHIPKGVHFIPGHPLAGTEHSGPDAGFAELFRGRWCILTPVHGTDKVAKKKLATFWETLGSKVDEMDTEHHDKVLAIVSHLPHIIAYNIVGTADDLETVTESEVIKYSASGFRDFTRLAASDPTMWRDVCLHNKDAILEMLARFSEDLAYLQRAIRWGDGEKLFDLFTRTRAIRRSIIDAGQDTAAANFGRPVTSPEK, encoded by the coding sequence ATGTCGGAGCAACAGTTTGACAAGATCGCACTGATCGGTATCGGCCTTATCGGCTCGTCGATCGCGCGCGCGGTCAAGGAAAAGGACATCGCGGGTACGGTCGCCATTGCCACCCGCAGCGCGGAGACGCTGCAGCGGGCGCGTGAACTGGAACTCGGCACGGACTACTATCTCGATGCTGCCGAAGCCGTGTGTAACGCCGATCTGGTCATCGTATCGGTGCCGGTTGGCGCCTCCGGCAGTGTTGCCCAGGAGATTGCGCCGAACCTGAAGCAGGGCGCGATCGTCACCGATGTCGGCTCGACCAAGGGCTCTGTGGTGGCGCAGATGCTGCCGCACATCCCGAAGGGCGTCCATTTCATTCCCGGCCATCCGCTCGCCGGCACCGAACATTCGGGTCCCGATGCCGGTTTCGCCGAGCTATTTCGTGGGCGCTGGTGCATTCTCACGCCTGTCCACGGCACCGACAAGGTGGCCAAGAAGAAGCTTGCGACCTTTTGGGAGACGCTCGGCTCCAAGGTGGATGAAATGGACACCGAGCACCACGACAAGGTGCTGGCGATCGTCTCGCACCTGCCGCACATCATCGCCTACAATATCGTCGGCACGGCCGACGATCTGGAGACGGTGACGGAATCGGAAGTCATCAAGTATTCGGCCTCGGGTTTCCGCGACTTCACGCGCCTTGCAGCGTCCGACCCGACCATGTGGCGCGACGTCTGCCTGCACAACAAGGACGCGATCCTCGAAATGCTTGCCCGCTTTTCGGAAGATCTCGCCTATCTGCAGCGCGCGATCCGCTGGGGTGACGGCGAGAAGCTGTTCGACCTCTTCACCCGCACTCGCGCGATCCGCCGTTCGATCATCGATGCGGGACAGGATACGGCGGCGGCGAACTTCGGTCGGCCGGTCACCTCGCCGGAGAAGTAG
- a CDS encoding DUF2125 domain-containing protein, with translation MTSTNSATSSGSARKFWLLGLGIVVFVAAYTGAWFFGADRLKGLVRDRLSSTSTSVSCTALEVKGYPFRIGLFCDAVAIDDERTGTSASFGALRSAAQVYNPGHAVVELDGPALIRVSPDKVLTADWNLLHASGVAGMGGLDRASIAYDALKGSFTAGMRDVNLGFAASHGEIHTRTNGTALDVAMSINGLELTIPGTQVPAIDVALHAAVADGANWLKEGPPKDLPRGTKGDLRSFSVNFADGNSVSLSGPYEIDNEGLLSGKFELEFKGIDSVRDIVSKAFPEIAETANSVTETVRTLSGGDSNARVKLLVQDGVVYLGIIPIANIGAL, from the coding sequence ATGACATCGACAAACAGCGCAACGTCAAGCGGCAGCGCGCGCAAGTTCTGGCTCCTTGGCCTCGGCATCGTAGTGTTTGTGGCAGCATACACGGGAGCATGGTTCTTCGGCGCGGATCGGCTGAAGGGCCTCGTGCGCGACCGGCTTTCAAGCACTTCCACTTCGGTGTCCTGCACTGCGCTCGAGGTGAAGGGATACCCCTTCCGGATCGGCCTCTTCTGCGATGCGGTCGCAATCGACGACGAGCGCACGGGGACATCGGCAAGCTTCGGCGCGCTGCGCTCGGCAGCCCAGGTCTACAACCCCGGCCATGCCGTTGTTGAACTCGACGGCCCCGCGCTGATCCGTGTTTCGCCGGACAAAGTGCTGACAGCCGACTGGAACCTCCTGCATGCCAGCGGCGTCGCAGGCATGGGCGGCTTGGACCGCGCATCAATCGCCTACGACGCCCTGAAGGGCAGTTTCACCGCCGGCATGCGCGATGTGAACCTCGGCTTTGCAGCCAGTCATGGCGAGATCCATACCCGCACAAACGGCACCGCGCTGGATGTCGCCATGTCGATCAACGGCCTGGAACTGACCATTCCCGGCACCCAGGTTCCCGCGATCGATGTTGCACTCCACGCCGCGGTCGCCGATGGCGCGAATTGGCTGAAGGAAGGCCCCCCAAAGGACCTTCCACGCGGCACGAAGGGTGATCTGCGCAGTTTCAGCGTCAATTTCGCCGATGGCAACAGCGTCTCGCTCTCCGGCCCGTATGAGATCGACAACGAAGGCCTTCTGTCCGGCAAGTTCGAACTGGAATTTAAGGGTATAGACTCGGTTCGCGACATCGTCTCGAAGGCGTTTCCGGAGATCGCTGAGACCGCCAACAGCGTGACAGAGACGGTACGGACGCTTTCCGGCGGAGACAGCAACGCCCGCGTCAAGTTGCTTGTACAGGATGGTGTCGTTTACCTCGGTATCATTCCAATCGCCAACATCGGAGCGCTCTGA
- a CDS encoding gamma-glutamylcyclotransferase has protein sequence MWNPGFEVEESRPAHVHGFRRALCVRSWVHRGTQENPGLVLGLDRGGSCRGRAFRVAPERRNAVIDYLRERELVTHVYKERTLPVTLDGGVRTEALAYVIDRAHHQYAGALSVEEAAAVVSTAKGKSGPNVEYVANTLAHLREMGIRDHWLEEVGRTVERLANGG, from the coding sequence ATGTGGAATCCGGGCTTCGAGGTCGAGGAGAGCCGGCCCGCACACGTCCATGGTTTCCGCCGCGCGCTTTGCGTCCGTTCCTGGGTGCATCGGGGTACGCAGGAGAACCCCGGCTTGGTGCTGGGCCTCGACCGCGGAGGATCCTGCCGGGGTAGGGCGTTTCGGGTGGCGCCGGAGCGCCGGAATGCAGTCATTGACTATCTGCGCGAACGCGAGCTCGTCACGCATGTTTACAAGGAACGTACGCTGCCCGTCACCCTTGACGGCGGGGTTCGTACTGAGGCCCTTGCCTATGTGATCGACCGCGCGCATCACCAATACGCTGGCGCCCTTTCGGTCGAGGAGGCCGCTGCCGTCGTCAGCACAGCGAAGGGAAAGTCCGGACCGAACGTCGAATATGTTGCCAATACGCTTGCCCACCTACGGGAGATGGGTATCCGCGATCACTGGCTGGAAGAGGTCGGCCGCACGGTTGAGCGTCTCGCAAACGGCGGCTGA
- a CDS encoding lysophospholipid acyltransferase family protein — MIVLRSILFNLAFYFNLIAQMIVLSPAYFLLPRKKAMMVPKNWARSNHWLFDKIVGTSFEIEGLENIPKGQGYIFAPKHQSLWDTYALLPWQDDPFYILKRELTWIPLFGWYILKQRMVPVDRGARGRVMAAVMERAKAEMKSGRQLIIYPEGTRRPPGAPPDYKYGIARLYRDLQVPVLPVVMHPGLFWPRRKFLRFPGHFKVQILPPIPAGMDPDAFLAHLIDVMETASDRLLLETVDANPHVPLPPTAATRVAELRARGI; from the coding sequence ATGATCGTCCTGCGTTCAATCCTGTTCAACCTGGCTTTCTATTTCAATCTGATCGCGCAGATGATCGTGCTGTCGCCCGCCTACTTCTTGCTGCCGCGCAAGAAAGCCATGATGGTGCCAAAGAACTGGGCCCGCAGCAATCACTGGCTGTTTGACAAGATCGTGGGAACCTCTTTCGAGATCGAGGGCCTGGAGAACATCCCCAAAGGGCAAGGCTACATCTTCGCGCCGAAACACCAGTCGCTCTGGGACACCTACGCGCTGCTTCCCTGGCAGGACGACCCCTTCTACATCCTCAAGCGCGAGCTGACCTGGATCCCGCTCTTCGGCTGGTACATCCTGAAACAGCGGATGGTGCCGGTCGACCGAGGCGCGCGTGGCAGGGTCATGGCGGCAGTGATGGAGCGTGCGAAAGCCGAGATGAAGTCTGGCCGCCAGCTGATTATCTATCCCGAGGGCACCCGTCGTCCACCGGGCGCTCCACCGGACTACAAGTACGGTATCGCCCGGCTCTACCGCGACCTGCAGGTCCCAGTCCTACCGGTCGTAATGCACCCCGGCCTGTTCTGGCCGCGCCGCAAGTTCCTTCGCTTCCCCGGTCACTTCAAAGTGCAAATCCTGCCACCGATCCCCGCGGGCATGGATCCGGATGCGTTCCTCGCCCATCTGATCGACGTGATGGAGACCGCAAGCGACAGGTTGCTTCTCGAAACGGTCGACGCCAATCCGCACGTACCGCTACCGCCGACCGCCGCCACTCGCGTCGCCGAACTGCGTGCCCGAGGCATTTGA
- a CDS encoding Ldh family oxidoreductase: MRDEVVLSVDEVFDLSMKVLTLHGLSNAQAQPLARAIASAERDDCRSHGLQRLPGCLDTMGHPRFNKDADPRPQDISAAVTTIDADFGYSLLAFERGLESLVSKARTLGISILAINNCFHSTALWPEVEAITAHGLAALIMNPSHSWVAPAGGSTPVLGTNPIAFGWPRKERRPYVFDFATSAAARAEIALHGRENKPIPLGWGVDSEGQPTTDAKAVLSGAMLTFGGHKGSALSTMVELLAGPLIGGMTSMQSMSFDANAKAAPCHGELVIAFNPVLLGGESTENDQAAEALFAAITDQGARLPSERRYRARQRTSNEGVRVPRELYERIQTLLGE, translated from the coding sequence GTGCGCGACGAGGTTGTCCTCTCGGTAGACGAGGTTTTCGACCTCTCCATGAAAGTGTTGACCCTGCATGGGCTGTCCAATGCCCAGGCGCAACCGCTGGCGCGCGCGATCGCCTCGGCCGAACGAGATGACTGCAGGTCACACGGTCTACAGCGGCTGCCCGGCTGCCTCGACACGATGGGCCACCCCAGGTTCAACAAGGACGCGGATCCTCGGCCTCAAGACATCTCGGCTGCGGTGACGACGATTGATGCCGACTTTGGCTACTCGTTGCTTGCGTTCGAGCGCGGGCTGGAATCACTGGTGTCCAAGGCCAGGACCCTGGGCATATCCATTCTGGCAATCAATAACTGTTTCCATTCGACGGCCCTCTGGCCAGAGGTCGAAGCTATCACCGCGCATGGCCTCGCGGCACTGATCATGAACCCGAGCCACAGCTGGGTCGCTCCCGCAGGCGGCTCCACGCCGGTCCTTGGAACCAACCCAATTGCGTTTGGTTGGCCTCGCAAGGAACGCCGGCCTTATGTCTTTGATTTCGCGACAAGCGCCGCCGCACGTGCAGAGATCGCCCTTCATGGAAGGGAGAACAAGCCGATCCCCTTGGGCTGGGGAGTTGATTCCGAGGGCCAGCCTACCACCGATGCGAAGGCTGTACTGTCCGGGGCGATGCTGACATTCGGAGGGCATAAGGGCTCGGCCCTCTCCACGATGGTGGAATTGCTGGCGGGACCGCTTATCGGAGGGATGACAAGCATGCAGTCGATGTCCTTCGATGCCAACGCGAAGGCAGCGCCATGTCACGGCGAGCTTGTCATTGCGTTCAATCCAGTTCTGCTGGGAGGGGAGAGCACCGAGAACGACCAGGCGGCAGAGGCGCTCTTTGCTGCAATTACAGATCAAGGGGCGAGGCTTCCGTCTGAAAGGCGGTATCGCGCACGACAGCGAACTTCGAATGAGGGTGTCAGGGTACCCCGCGAGCTCTATGAGCGCATTCAAACCCTCCTCGGCGAGTGA
- a CDS encoding YdcF family protein, with the protein MVAMDESRNAMMEDRKPPARRWRIRPIRRFVRLFLVLLLIFCGLLVSGFLYFAETVASMETPRRPQADAIVVLTGGFQRIDQAIDLLKQGAGRRLLISGVNPATSGNQIRRFTQSSSTLFECCVDIGYDAMDTIGNANETAQWISDHGYSKVLVVTNNYHMPRSLLELRRSDKQTEFLSYPVINSDLKNGNWLGQPMVMKAILSEYFKYSAAVLRDIVGAGTASGLRRDEPAHASLM; encoded by the coding sequence ATGGTCGCAATGGACGAGTCGAGAAACGCGATGATGGAGGACCGGAAACCACCAGCGAGACGCTGGCGGATCCGCCCCATTCGTCGCTTCGTGCGCCTGTTCCTCGTTCTGTTGCTGATCTTCTGCGGCCTACTGGTCAGCGGTTTCCTCTATTTCGCCGAGACCGTCGCCTCCATGGAAACACCGCGCCGTCCGCAGGCCGATGCGATCGTCGTTCTGACGGGAGGCTTCCAGCGGATCGACCAGGCGATCGATCTTCTGAAGCAGGGTGCGGGAAGACGTCTTCTGATCTCCGGCGTCAATCCGGCAACCAGCGGCAACCAGATCCGCAGGTTCACCCAAAGTTCGTCGACGCTCTTCGAGTGCTGCGTCGACATCGGCTATGACGCGATGGACACGATTGGCAACGCCAACGAGACGGCGCAGTGGATTAGCGACCACGGGTACAGCAAGGTTCTGGTTGTCACCAACAACTACCACATGCCGCGCAGCCTGCTCGAACTGCGGCGCAGCGATAAACAAACCGAGTTCCTGTCCTACCCGGTCATCAATTCCGATCTGAAGAACGGAAACTGGCTGGGTCAACCGATGGTGATGAAGGCGATCCTGTCTGAATACTTCAAATATTCCGCCGCGGTGCTGCGGGATATCGTCGGTGCTGGGACCGCGAGCGGGCTGCGCCGCGACGAGCCGGCGCATGCCTCATTGATGTGA
- a CDS encoding ABC transporter permease — protein sequence MSEATGPNRAQERAPEKRPPMRVRPTAPIVPPANVSGNALMCVIAIMAFLACLTYGAVSMVRATAASWQSQISREITIQIKPDDKLDMEAALRDARDLALTFSGTKDGQIVDRAATARLLEPWLGEGLDLNELPVPRLVIITIDERNPPDFTAMRQALTETIPQAFLDDHRTWVNRLVAMAETTAWIGTGVLILVFTAMVLTVIFATRGALSGNRHIIEVLHFVGAEAGFVASEFQKHFLKISLKGSFAGGALAALVFAIAGYWQSNSLATPESDQATALFGAFSVGLGGYLGIGATMIVIALLTTLTARFTVMRTIFEIDRIRSDPARTDGLPNT from the coding sequence ATGAGTGAGGCTACCGGACCCAATCGGGCGCAGGAGCGCGCTCCCGAGAAACGGCCGCCGATGCGTGTGCGGCCCACCGCCCCGATCGTGCCGCCCGCAAACGTCTCCGGCAATGCGCTTATGTGCGTCATCGCCATCATGGCGTTCCTGGCCTGCCTGACCTATGGCGCCGTCAGCATGGTGCGAGCGACGGCGGCGAGCTGGCAAAGCCAGATTTCGCGCGAGATCACCATCCAGATCAAGCCGGACGACAAGTTGGACATGGAAGCGGCGTTGCGTGATGCGCGCGACCTTGCCCTGACATTCTCCGGCACGAAGGATGGACAGATCGTCGATCGCGCGGCGACAGCAAGGCTGCTCGAGCCCTGGCTCGGGGAAGGGCTGGACCTCAACGAACTGCCGGTGCCGCGTCTTGTCATCATCACGATCGACGAGCGCAATCCGCCCGATTTCACCGCCATGCGGCAAGCGCTGACAGAAACGATCCCGCAGGCCTTCCTCGACGATCACCGTACCTGGGTGAACCGCCTGGTCGCCATGGCGGAGACGACCGCCTGGATCGGCACGGGCGTCCTGATCCTCGTCTTTACGGCGATGGTGCTGACGGTCATCTTCGCGACGCGCGGCGCTCTCTCCGGCAATCGCCATATCATCGAGGTGCTGCATTTCGTCGGCGCGGAAGCGGGTTTCGTGGCGTCCGAGTTCCAGAAGCATTTTCTCAAGATAAGCCTCAAGGGCTCGTTTGCAGGAGGGGCGCTGGCAGCTCTCGTCTTCGCCATAGCCGGCTACTGGCAGAGCAATTCGCTCGCGACCCCCGAGAGCGACCAGGCAACCGCGTTGTTCGGCGCTTTTTCGGTCGGCCTCGGCGGCTATCTGGGCATCGGCGCAACGATGATCGTCATTGCCCTTCTGACGACGCTGACGGCGCGCTTTACAGTAATGCGCACGATTTTCGAGATCGACCGCATCCGTTCCGACCCCGCACGGACCGATGGTCTGCCGAACACTTGA
- the ftsE gene encoding cell division ATP-binding protein FtsE, which translates to MIHFENVGLRYGMGPEILRDLTFDIPRRSFQFLTGPSGAGKTTLLRLLFLSLQPTRGLVRTFDRDIATIPRDELPMLRRRIGIVFQDFRLLDHLTTYENVALPLRVRGKEESSYRADVLELLKWVGLGERINVLPPVLSGGEKQRAAIARALIDRPELLLADEPTGNVDPPMARRLLSLFLELNRLGTAVVIATHDLSLMDQVEARRMILSQGRLDIYE; encoded by the coding sequence TTGATACATTTCGAGAATGTCGGTCTGCGCTACGGGATGGGTCCGGAAATCCTCCGTGATCTCACCTTCGACATTCCGCGCCGATCCTTCCAGTTCCTCACCGGCCCCTCCGGCGCCGGAAAGACGACGCTGTTACGCCTTCTGTTTCTGTCGCTGCAACCTACGCGCGGGCTCGTGCGGACATTCGATCGCGACATCGCCACGATCCCGCGCGACGAATTGCCGATGCTGCGACGCCGGATCGGCATCGTCTTCCAGGATTTCCGGCTGCTCGACCATCTGACGACCTACGAGAACGTCGCCCTTCCGCTCAGGGTTCGCGGCAAGGAAGAGTCCTCCTATCGAGCCGACGTGCTGGAACTTCTGAAATGGGTGGGGCTCGGAGAACGCATTAACGTACTCCCCCCTGTCCTGTCGGGCGGGGAGAAGCAGCGCGCTGCAATCGCACGCGCGCTCATTGATCGCCCCGAGTTGCTTTTGGCGGACGAGCCGACCGGCAACGTCGATCCACCGATGGCACGACGGCTACTCAGCCTGTTCCTCGAACTGAACCGACTCGGTACGGCGGTTGTAATCGCCACCCACGACCTATCGCTAATGGATCAGGTCGAGGCGCGGCGCATGATCCTCTCGCAAGGGCGGCTCGACATCTATGAGTGA